From Vibrio crassostreae, one genomic window encodes:
- the murG gene encoding undecaprenyldiphospho-muramoylpentapeptide beta-N-acetylglucosaminyltransferase, with amino-acid sequence MKQNKKLLVMAGGTGGHVFPGLAVAKKLQQQGWEIRWLGTADRMEADLVPKHGIEIDFIKVKGLRGQGISKLIKAPFQIINAILQARQHIKAWQPDVVLGMGGYVSGPGGIAAWLSGIPVVLHEQNAVAGLTNQWLSKIAKKVFQAFPGAFPTAEVVGNPVREDVVALAEPEQRMAERDGDIRILVMGGSQGAKILNDTLPVTMAQLGEGFTVMHQAGKNNQQQVIEQYKSHSVDNVQVTEFIDDVAQAYEWADLLVCRSGALTVSEVSAAGVGSIFVPFMHKDRQQALNADHLVECGAALMIEQPQLTADKLANTIAELDRNELKMMATKARQAAKLDADVTVAEAIKALAK; translated from the coding sequence ATGAAACAAAACAAAAAACTTTTAGTGATGGCTGGTGGTACTGGCGGTCACGTTTTCCCAGGGTTAGCGGTAGCTAAAAAGCTTCAGCAGCAAGGTTGGGAAATTCGCTGGTTAGGAACCGCAGACAGAATGGAAGCGGATTTAGTGCCAAAGCATGGCATTGAGATCGACTTCATCAAGGTGAAAGGCCTGCGCGGTCAAGGTATTAGCAAGCTAATTAAAGCGCCGTTCCAGATTATCAATGCCATACTTCAAGCAAGGCAGCACATCAAAGCATGGCAGCCAGATGTGGTGCTTGGTATGGGCGGCTACGTAAGTGGTCCCGGCGGTATCGCGGCATGGTTGTCTGGTATTCCAGTGGTACTGCATGAGCAAAACGCAGTGGCTGGTTTAACTAACCAATGGCTGTCTAAGATTGCTAAAAAGGTATTCCAAGCTTTCCCTGGTGCATTTCCTACTGCGGAAGTTGTAGGTAACCCTGTACGTGAAGATGTGGTTGCCTTAGCTGAACCAGAGCAACGCATGGCTGAGCGTGATGGCGACATCCGTATTTTGGTTATGGGCGGTAGTCAGGGTGCAAAAATCCTCAACGATACCTTGCCAGTGACGATGGCTCAGCTTGGCGAAGGCTTCACAGTGATGCACCAAGCGGGTAAGAACAATCAACAACAAGTGATTGAACAATATAAATCACACTCTGTAGATAATGTTCAAGTGACTGAATTTATTGATGATGTGGCGCAAGCTTATGAGTGGGCAGATCTATTAGTGTGTCGCTCAGGAGCATTAACTGTATCTGAAGTCTCTGCGGCGGGTGTAGGTTCTATCTTCGTTCCGTTTATGCACAAAGACAGACAACAAGCACTGAACGCCGATCACTTGGTTGAGTGTGGCGCAGCGCTAATGATTGAACAGCCTCAACTGACGGCTGATAAGCTAGCGAACACCATCGCCGAGCTTGATAGAAATGAATTAAAAATGATGGCTACAAAAGCGCGTCAAGCTGCCAAGCTTGATGCTGATGTGACCGTCGCTGAAGCGATTAAAGCTTTAGCAAAATAA
- the murC gene encoding UDP-N-acetylmuramate--L-alanine ligase, with the protein MTIEHTQDLAQIRAMVPEMRRVKSIHFIGIGGAGMSGIAEVLLNEGYQITGSDIAQNPVTDRLVSKGATVYIGHQASNVADASVVVVSTAINEENPEIIAAREARTPIVRRAEMLAELMRFRHGIAVAGTHGKTTTTALVTQIYSEAGLDPTFVNGGLVKSAGTNARLGSSRILIAEADESDASFLHLQPMVSIVTNIEADHMDTYGGDFETLKQTFIDFLHNLPFYGQAVMCVDDPVVRELIPQVSRQVITYGFSEDADIRIENYVQEGQQGKFTVVREGKANLDITLNIPGRHNALNASAAIAVATEDDISDEAILKAMAGTEGTGRRFDHLGEYETGKGVAMLVDDYGHHPTEVDVTIQAARSGWTDKRLVMIFQPHRYSRTRDLYDDFANVLEQVDVLILLDVYSAGEKPIAGADGRSLSRTIRGRGKIDPIFVADINALPSALANVIQGGDLVLTQGAGDVGRVAKQLESLQLDINKMQNA; encoded by the coding sequence ATGACGATTGAACATACCCAAGACTTAGCGCAAATCCGTGCAATGGTGCCAGAGATGCGCCGTGTTAAATCTATCCACTTCATTGGTATTGGTGGGGCCGGCATGAGCGGGATCGCTGAAGTCCTGTTGAATGAAGGCTACCAGATCACGGGTTCTGATATTGCTCAAAACCCAGTGACCGATCGTTTAGTTAGCAAGGGTGCGACCGTTTATATCGGTCACCAAGCGAGTAACGTTGCCGACGCAAGTGTGGTGGTGGTTTCAACCGCTATCAACGAAGAGAACCCAGAAATTATTGCAGCTCGTGAAGCGCGCACACCTATCGTTCGCCGTGCCGAAATGCTGGCTGAGCTGATGCGTTTTCGTCACGGCATTGCTGTGGCAGGTACGCACGGTAAGACAACCACGACTGCGCTAGTGACACAGATTTATTCGGAAGCAGGCCTAGATCCAACCTTCGTAAACGGTGGTTTGGTGAAAAGTGCAGGTACTAACGCACGTTTAGGCTCAAGCCGTATTCTTATCGCTGAAGCCGACGAGAGTGATGCGTCATTCTTACATCTGCAACCGATGGTTAGTATCGTGACTAACATTGAAGCGGATCATATGGATACTTATGGCGGTGATTTTGAAACGCTAAAGCAGACGTTTATTGATTTCTTACACAACCTGCCATTCTACGGTCAGGCTGTGATGTGTGTTGATGATCCAGTCGTGCGCGAGCTTATCCCTCAGGTAAGTCGCCAAGTGATTACTTACGGTTTCTCAGAAGATGCGGATATCCGTATTGAGAACTACGTACAAGAAGGTCAACAAGGTAAGTTCACGGTTGTACGTGAAGGCAAAGCGAACTTAGATATTACGTTGAATATTCCAGGTCGCCACAACGCACTGAATGCATCAGCGGCGATTGCGGTTGCAACAGAAGATGACATCAGCGATGAAGCGATTCTAAAAGCGATGGCGGGAACCGAAGGCACAGGTCGCCGTTTCGATCACCTAGGTGAGTATGAAACGGGTAAAGGCGTGGCGATGTTGGTCGATGATTACGGTCATCACCCAACCGAAGTGGATGTGACGATTCAAGCGGCTCGCAGTGGCTGGACTGACAAACGCCTTGTAATGATCTTTCAACCGCACCGTTACAGCCGAACACGCGATCTTTATGATGATTTTGCGAACGTTCTTGAACAGGTTGATGTCCTAATTCTGTTAGATGTTTATTCTGCAGGTGAGAAACCCATTGCAGGGGCTGACGGACGTTCATTAAGTCGAACCATTCGCGGGCGTGGTAAGATAGATCCAATCTTTGTTGCCGATATCAACGCACTGCCATCGGCTTTAGCCAACGTAATTCAAGGCGGTGACCTTGTTTTAACGCAGGGTGCAGGCGATGTTGGTCGAGTGGCGAAGCAGTTGGAATCGTTACAGTTAGACATTAATAAAATGCAGAACGCGTAA
- the lpxC gene encoding UDP-3-O-acyl-N-acetylglucosamine deacetylase: MIRQRTLKEIVKTTGVGLHSGRKVTLTLRPAAANTGIVYRRTDVNPPVDFPADPASVRDTMLCTALVNDEGVRISTVEHLNAALAGMGIDNIIVEVDAPEIPIMDGSASPFVYLLQQAGVETLNAAKRFIRIKKPIRFEDGDKWAEFVPFNGFRMDFEIDFNHPAIESDEQRLLFDFSSQGFVKEISRARTFGFMRDIEYLQSQNLVLGGSFDNAIVLDEYRILNEEGLRFDNEFVTHKVLDAIGDLYMCGHAIIGEFRAYKSGHGLNNQLLRAVLADAEAWEWATFEEEVGSPVAFAEPGMVLA, encoded by the coding sequence ATGATCAGACAACGTACTCTGAAAGAAATTGTGAAAACAACTGGTGTGGGTCTCCACTCTGGTCGTAAAGTCACACTTACTCTTCGCCCGGCAGCTGCAAATACAGGCATTGTTTATCGTCGTACAGATGTAAATCCACCTGTAGATTTCCCAGCTGATCCAGCGTCAGTCCGTGACACTATGCTATGTACTGCTCTTGTTAATGACGAAGGCGTACGTATCTCTACAGTGGAACACCTTAACGCAGCTCTAGCGGGTATGGGCATCGACAACATTATTGTTGAAGTAGATGCTCCTGAGATCCCAATTATGGATGGTAGCGCAAGCCCATTCGTATACTTGCTACAGCAAGCGGGTGTAGAAACACTGAATGCAGCGAAGCGTTTTATTCGTATCAAAAAGCCTATCCGTTTTGAAGATGGCGATAAGTGGGCAGAGTTTGTTCCATTTAACGGCTTCCGTATGGACTTTGAGATCGACTTTAACCACCCAGCAATTGAATCTGATGAGCAACGTTTGTTGTTTGATTTCTCTTCACAAGGCTTTGTGAAAGAAATCTCTCGCGCTCGTACTTTCGGCTTCATGCGCGATATTGAGTATCTACAATCTCAAAACCTAGTACTTGGCGGTAGCTTCGATAACGCTATCGTTCTAGACGAATACCGAATTCTTAATGAAGAAGGTCTACGTTTTGACAATGAGTTCGTAACTCACAAAGTACTGGATGCGATTGGTGACCTTTACATGTGTGGACACGCTATTATTGGTGAGTTCCGTGCATACAAATCAGGTCACGGCCTAAACAACCAACTACTACGTGCAGTACTTGCTGACGCAGAAGCTTGGGAATGGGCAACATTCGAAGAAGAAGTAGGCTCTCCTGTTGCATTTGCTGAGCCAGGAATGGTTCTAGCGTAA
- the ftsW gene encoding cell division protein FtsW, which produces MQRVKEINQSIWQWLNRATPEALYDRQLVWIALGLMLTGLVMVTSASFPISARLTDQPFHFMFRHAIFLVLALGVSSVILQIPMQRWFQYSMYLLGLSFFLLIVVLAVGKSVNGASRWIPLGLFNLQPAEVAKLSLFIFMAGYLVRKQDEVRKTFFGGFGKPIMVFGAFAVLLLGQPDLGTVVVMLVTLFGMLFIAGAKLSQFIALMVAGIAAVVGLIVIEPYRVRRVTSFWEPWNDPFGSGYQLTQSLMAFGRGDWMGQGLGNSIQKLEYLPEAHTDFVFAVLAEELGFVGVTLVLMLIFSLVFKAILIGKKAFDNDQVFSGYLAFGIGIWFAFQTLVNVGAASGIVPTKGLTLPLISYGGSSLIVMSVAVSMLLRIDHECRIQQKEQADNQNELVE; this is translated from the coding sequence GTGCAAAGAGTGAAAGAGATCAATCAATCTATTTGGCAATGGCTTAACCGTGCCACACCAGAGGCGCTCTACGATCGCCAGTTGGTATGGATTGCTCTTGGACTGATGTTGACGGGCTTGGTAATGGTAACGTCGGCTTCGTTCCCAATCAGTGCTCGTTTAACTGATCAGCCGTTTCACTTTATGTTCCGTCATGCCATCTTCCTTGTGTTGGCGTTAGGTGTCTCCAGCGTCATATTACAGATCCCGATGCAACGCTGGTTTCAGTACAGTATGTACCTACTGGGCTTGTCCTTCTTCTTGCTGATCGTGGTATTAGCGGTCGGTAAGTCAGTTAACGGTGCATCGCGTTGGATCCCTCTCGGCTTATTTAACCTACAGCCAGCCGAAGTCGCCAAGCTATCACTGTTTATCTTTATGGCGGGCTACTTAGTCCGTAAGCAAGACGAAGTGAGGAAAACCTTCTTTGGTGGTTTCGGTAAACCTATCATGGTGTTTGGCGCCTTTGCTGTGTTACTGCTCGGTCAACCCGATTTAGGTACCGTAGTCGTAATGCTGGTTACCCTGTTCGGTATGTTATTTATCGCCGGTGCCAAGCTTTCACAGTTTATTGCCTTGATGGTGGCAGGCATTGCCGCCGTTGTTGGTTTGATTGTCATAGAACCTTACCGTGTTCGACGTGTGACCTCTTTCTGGGAGCCTTGGAATGACCCGTTCGGCAGTGGCTACCAGTTAACCCAATCATTGATGGCGTTCGGTCGTGGTGATTGGATGGGGCAAGGGCTTGGCAACTCAATTCAAAAACTCGAATATCTACCGGAAGCACACACCGATTTTGTATTTGCTGTATTGGCAGAAGAGCTCGGTTTCGTTGGTGTTACCTTAGTGCTGATGCTGATCTTTAGCTTGGTGTTTAAAGCCATTCTTATTGGCAAAAAAGCCTTCGATAACGACCAAGTGTTCAGTGGCTATTTGGCTTTCGGTATTGGTATTTGGTTTGCTTTTCAAACGCTTGTTAACGTAGGCGCTGCTTCAGGTATTGTTCCAACTAAAGGTCTAACCTTGCCGTTGATCAGTTATGGTGGTTCAAGTCTTATCGTGATGTCGGTGGCGGTTTCTATGCTGCTGCGTATCGATCACGAATGCCGGATACAACAAAAAGAACAAGCCGACAATCAAAACGAATTAGTAGAATAA
- the murD gene encoding UDP-N-acetylmuramoyl-L-alanine--D-glutamate ligase, translated as MERWQNIQNVVVVGLGITGLSVVKHLVKYQPHTHVKVIDTRELPPGRESLPESVELHSGSWNSQWLAEADLVVANPGIALATPEIQDVIQAGTPVVGDIELFGWAVDKPVVAITGSNGKSTVTDLTGVLAKAAGLNVGVGGNIGIPALDLLELDADLYVLELSSFQLETTSSLNLAAAAFLNLSEDHMDRYQGMADYRDAKLRIFNNAQYAIVNRDDKETYPDHNMSLVTFGLDDQEFGVTTIDGTEWLIDNGKSVLATQDLTLVGRHNVANALVSLALLKQVGIDYSKSLEALKAYNGLTHRCQVVADKREIKWVNDSKATNVASTLAALSGLEYQGTLYLLVGGVGKGADFSELKPVLAQLDRVQLCCFGEDAAQFMPLHPSAQKFETMQQIIESISPQLVAGDMVMLSPACASFDQFNNFMARGDAFTDLAHEYA; from the coding sequence ATGGAACGTTGGCAAAATATTCAAAATGTAGTGGTTGTGGGGCTCGGTATTACCGGGCTCTCTGTCGTTAAACATCTCGTAAAATATCAGCCTCACACTCATGTGAAGGTCATTGATACGCGAGAGCTACCGCCGGGCAGAGAGTCTTTGCCTGAATCGGTAGAACTGCATTCTGGAAGTTGGAATAGCCAATGGTTAGCGGAAGCTGATTTGGTGGTAGCTAACCCAGGTATCGCACTCGCGACCCCTGAAATACAAGATGTTATTCAAGCGGGAACCCCGGTTGTTGGCGATATTGAACTATTTGGCTGGGCGGTAGACAAACCCGTTGTAGCTATCACGGGTTCTAACGGCAAGAGCACCGTGACCGACCTTACTGGCGTACTTGCAAAGGCTGCAGGTTTGAATGTCGGTGTGGGTGGCAACATCGGTATTCCTGCCTTAGATCTTCTAGAGCTTGATGCTGATTTATATGTTCTTGAGCTTTCAAGCTTTCAGTTAGAAACAACATCAAGCCTAAACTTAGCAGCAGCAGCATTTCTGAATCTGTCAGAAGACCATATGGATCGCTACCAAGGCATGGCCGATTACCGCGATGCCAAGCTAAGAATCTTTAATAATGCTCAATATGCGATTGTAAACCGCGACGACAAAGAGACGTATCCAGACCACAACATGTCATTAGTAACATTCGGACTCGATGACCAAGAGTTTGGTGTTACGACGATTGATGGCACTGAGTGGTTAATCGATAACGGTAAATCTGTGCTTGCTACTCAAGATTTAACATTGGTTGGACGTCACAATGTGGCGAATGCGTTAGTCTCTTTAGCATTATTGAAGCAAGTTGGTATTGATTACAGCAAAAGCCTTGAAGCTTTGAAAGCTTACAATGGTTTGACTCATCGCTGCCAAGTGGTGGCTGACAAGCGCGAAATCAAATGGGTTAACGACTCAAAAGCAACCAACGTAGCGAGCACATTAGCGGCTCTGTCCGGTTTAGAGTACCAAGGTACTTTGTATCTCTTGGTTGGTGGCGTTGGTAAAGGTGCTGACTTTAGCGAGCTTAAACCTGTATTGGCGCAACTAGATCGCGTTCAGTTGTGTTGCTTCGGTGAAGATGCTGCGCAATTTATGCCGCTGCATCCATCAGCACAAAAGTTCGAGACCATGCAGCAGATAATCGAATCTATCTCACCACAACTGGTGGCTGGAGATATGGTTATGCTGTCTCCTGCGTGCGCAAGCTTCGATCAATTTAATAATTTCATGGCGAGAGGTGATGCGTTCACTGACCTTGCTCATGAGTATGCCTAA
- a CDS encoding cell division protein FtsQ/DivIB gives MVESTFSENRHLFSLPSLKKHALGGAFFVMVLLFIGFLFYTTLTWMWDDQRLPLSKIVLQGDLTYVTAGDVQHAFGELEHIGTFMSQDIGVLQDSLEALPWVSVVSIRKQWPDTIKVFLTEYHAAAIWNGNMLLNDDGQVFNGDIGLLKGDRVKLYGPDGTSQEVIEKWRQITPLINSLGLTVTSLVLNERRAWQIILDNGIRLELGKDSLDERVERFISLYNELGSKANQVSYIDLRYDTGAAVGWFPEQELEESTDD, from the coding sequence TTGGTAGAAAGTACTTTTAGCGAAAACCGCCACCTATTCAGTTTACCGTCGCTCAAGAAACACGCTTTAGGCGGGGCTTTTTTTGTCATGGTATTGCTATTCATTGGGTTTCTTTTCTATACCACACTGACTTGGATGTGGGACGATCAGCGATTGCCTCTCTCCAAAATAGTACTTCAAGGCGACTTAACTTACGTAACCGCTGGTGATGTCCAACATGCCTTTGGCGAGCTAGAGCATATTGGAACATTCATGTCGCAAGACATCGGTGTGTTGCAAGACAGTTTAGAAGCGTTACCTTGGGTTTCAGTGGTCTCCATTCGTAAGCAGTGGCCAGACACAATAAAAGTATTTTTGACTGAGTACCATGCAGCAGCAATCTGGAACGGCAACATGCTGTTGAATGACGATGGTCAGGTGTTTAATGGTGATATCGGCCTGTTAAAGGGCGATAGAGTTAAGCTTTACGGCCCAGACGGCACCAGCCAAGAAGTGATAGAAAAGTGGCGACAGATAACCCCTTTGATTAACAGTCTAGGGTTAACCGTTACCTCTCTCGTTCTCAATGAGCGTCGCGCTTGGCAAATAATCCTAGATAACGGTATCCGTTTAGAACTAGGTAAAGATTCTTTAGATGAGCGTGTTGAACGCTTCATTTCGCTTTACAACGAACTTGGTAGTAAAGCGAATCAAGTGAGCTACATCGACCTCAGGTATGATACGGGAGCCGCTGTAGGCTGGTTTCCAGAGCAAGAGTTAGAAGAGAGCACAGATGACTAA
- the ftsA gene encoding cell division protein FtsA, which translates to MTKTADDNIIVGLDIGTATISALVGEILPDGQINIIGSGQSPSRGMDKGGVNDLESVVKSVQRAIDQAELMAECQISNVFISLSGKHIASRIEKGMGTISDEEVSQDDMDRAIHTAKSIKIGDEQRILHVIPQEFTIDYQEGIKNPLGLSGVRMEVSVHLISCHSDMARNIIKAVERCGLTVEQIVFSGLASSNAVITEDERELGVCVVDIGAGTMDISIWTGGALRHTEVFSYAGNAVTSDIAFAFGTPVSDAEEIKVNHGCALSELVSKDDSVNVPSVGGRPSRSLQRQTLSEVIEPRYTELMGLVNQTIDTVQLQLRDEGIKHHLAAGVVLTGGAAQIDGLVECAERVFRNQVRVGKPLEVSGLTDYVKEPYHSTAVGLLHYARDCQISDEGDYSEPKRSAPSMSGLFGKLRNWIQKEF; encoded by the coding sequence ATGACTAAGACCGCAGATGACAACATAATCGTTGGTCTTGATATAGGCACTGCGACCATATCAGCTCTGGTTGGTGAAATATTGCCTGATGGTCAAATCAATATCATTGGTTCTGGGCAAAGCCCATCCAGAGGTATGGATAAAGGTGGTGTAAACGACCTAGAGTCGGTAGTTAAGTCGGTTCAGCGAGCTATTGATCAAGCAGAGTTGATGGCGGAATGCCAAATCAGCAATGTATTTATCTCGCTATCGGGTAAACATATCGCAAGCCGAATTGAAAAAGGCATGGGCACTATCTCTGATGAAGAGGTGTCTCAAGACGATATGGATCGAGCGATCCATACCGCGAAATCAATTAAAATTGGTGATGAGCAGAGAATTCTGCACGTGATCCCACAAGAATTTACCATTGATTATCAAGAGGGGATTAAGAACCCACTTGGCTTATCTGGTGTTCGAATGGAAGTCAGCGTTCACCTAATTTCTTGCCATAGCGACATGGCGAGAAACATTATTAAAGCTGTTGAGCGATGTGGTCTCACAGTAGAACAAATCGTGTTTTCAGGACTTGCCTCAAGCAATGCGGTAATTACTGAAGACGAGAGAGAGCTTGGAGTCTGTGTTGTAGATATCGGTGCAGGTACGATGGACATTTCCATTTGGACTGGCGGCGCATTGCGACACACAGAAGTCTTTTCCTACGCAGGAAATGCAGTAACCAGTGATATTGCCTTCGCTTTCGGCACGCCAGTGAGCGATGCTGAAGAGATAAAAGTAAACCATGGTTGCGCTCTGAGTGAACTCGTAAGCAAGGATGACTCTGTTAACGTCCCTAGTGTTGGTGGTCGCCCATCGAGAAGTTTGCAAAGACAAACTTTGTCGGAAGTGATTGAACCACGTTACACTGAACTTATGGGTCTCGTTAACCAAACTATTGATACGGTTCAATTACAGCTACGCGATGAAGGTATTAAACACCACCTTGCAGCTGGCGTCGTTCTCACTGGTGGAGCGGCACAAATTGACGGATTGGTAGAGTGTGCGGAACGTGTTTTCCGCAATCAAGTTCGAGTTGGTAAGCCGTTAGAAGTTAGTGGCTTAACTGACTATGTTAAAGAGCCGTATCATTCTACGGCGGTTGGTTTACTTCATTACGCAAGAGATTGTCAGATCAGTGATGAAGGTGATTACAGCGAACCTAAGCGTTCAGCACCTTCTATGTCTGGTTTATTTGGTAAATTGCGTAATTGGATACAAAAAGAGTTTTAA
- the ftsZ gene encoding cell division protein FtsZ produces MFEPMMEMSDDAVIKVVGVGGGGGNAVEHMVRESIEGVEFISVNTDAQALRKTSVSSVIQIGGDITKGLGAGANPQVGRDAALEDRERIKEVLTGADMVFIAAGMGGGTGTGAAPVIAEVAKELGVLTVAVVTKPFSFEGKKRLAFAEQGIEELSKHVDSLITIPNEKLLKVLGRGVTLLEAFASANDVLKNAVQGIAELITRPGMINVDFADVRTVMSEMGHAMMGSGIAKGEDRAEEAAETAISSPLLEDIDLAGARGVLVNITAGLDMRLDEFETVGNTVKAFASDNATVVIGTSLDPDMTDEIRVTVVATGIGTEKKPDITLVAGGKAKVAPTPQPQVAAQTAPKVEEKVAQPLQEKTEVKPQVKPQPTTSPVSSGTGASQSAAPKAEKESGYLDIPAFLRRQAD; encoded by the coding sequence ATGTTTGAACCGATGATGGAAATGTCTGACGATGCAGTAATTAAAGTCGTTGGAGTTGGTGGCGGTGGCGGTAACGCTGTTGAGCACATGGTACGTGAATCAATCGAAGGTGTAGAATTCATCAGTGTTAACACTGATGCACAAGCACTTCGTAAAACGAGCGTGAGCAGCGTGATCCAAATTGGTGGTGATATCACTAAAGGTTTGGGCGCTGGTGCAAACCCACAAGTTGGCCGTGATGCAGCTCTCGAAGATCGAGAAAGAATTAAAGAAGTTCTAACTGGCGCCGATATGGTATTTATCGCAGCTGGTATGGGCGGTGGTACTGGTACAGGTGCTGCTCCAGTTATTGCTGAAGTTGCGAAAGAGTTGGGTGTGCTAACGGTTGCTGTTGTAACTAAGCCATTTAGCTTTGAAGGCAAAAAGCGTTTAGCGTTTGCTGAGCAAGGTATTGAAGAGCTTTCTAAGCATGTGGATTCTTTAATTACGATTCCAAATGAGAAGCTACTTAAAGTACTTGGCCGCGGCGTAACTCTGCTAGAAGCTTTCGCAAGTGCAAATGATGTACTTAAAAACGCTGTACAAGGTATCGCTGAGCTAATTACTCGCCCTGGTATGATTAACGTCGATTTCGCGGATGTTCGCACCGTAATGTCTGAGATGGGCCATGCAATGATGGGTAGCGGTATCGCAAAAGGTGAAGACCGTGCTGAAGAAGCTGCTGAAACGGCAATTTCTAGCCCACTACTAGAAGACATCGACCTAGCTGGTGCGCGTGGCGTTCTTGTGAACATCACTGCAGGCCTAGATATGCGTCTAGATGAGTTCGAAACAGTAGGTAATACAGTTAAGGCATTCGCATCTGATAACGCAACAGTTGTGATTGGTACTTCTCTAGACCCTGATATGACGGATGAAATCCGTGTAACTGTTGTTGCAACAGGTATCGGTACAGAGAAAAAACCAGACATTACATTAGTTGCTGGTGGTAAAGCTAAGGTTGCACCAACTCCTCAACCACAGGTAGCGGCTCAAACTGCACCAAAAGTGGAAGAGAAAGTGGCACAGCCATTGCAAGAAAAAACTGAGGTTAAACCTCAAGTTAAGCCGCAGCCAACAACGTCTCCTGTTTCTTCAGGTACAGGCGCTAGCCAAAGTGCAGCACCTAAGGCTGAGAAAGAGAGTGGATACTTAGATATTCCAGCATTCTTACGACGTCAGGCTGATTAA